CGTATCGCGGCACGACCTCCTCTGGGTCATGTTCATCTAGCGCCAACTGCCTACTACCACGGGggcttgttcatccaaccccatcCGGCTGTGGTGAGGCATACGCGCGCGGCAGTAATGGAGACTGTTCATCCATAGCCAACCAACCGGCTAGGTCAACACGTATCGGGTTCAGTAGTAGTGCGAGGGTCGCTCGGGTTTAGTACGTAGTGCGAggaccgatcgctcgggttcagtaacacgagGGATCGATCAATCGAGTTCAGTAAGCGACAgacttgctcgggttcagttagcgaaGGACCCGCACACGCgcgcgtacgagagaaacacgcaaaccacgCTGAATCGCTTGGGCCCGACCACCCACCGACTGCCCACCGTATACTAGGTAATCTCCGAAAATgttctcgccctcacttctaccacgattttttacgtcgtggacggtccaaagaatgtcatgcacgtGCTCCTCAGTCCACCCAGAACGAAAAGTcaattttctgtcataattttttgtcatagaagtaggagcccatcacatctatgaagATATGTGTTTTTGTCgcaattatcatcatggaagtcatTCGGGTCATAATGTCACGGACATATCTTTTTTTTAAGTGAGGTAGAGGTTCTCGACGTCACAGAGGTGTGGCGGGAGTAGTAAACCCTAATGCGAGAGGATGGATAAACATGTATTTCATGGACAGATGGATGCACGCATTCGGAATTGAATGTGTGGCCATGCATTAGTTGATGCATCGACCGATCGTTCAAGTGTTTATTGTCCAACTCAGCCCTAAATTGCACATATTAACATATTAACTAAAAATTCTTCAGCGCTGCTAAGAGCTAGTAAGATGAAAGTAAAATGTATATCGGACCAAGCGTGTGTGAGTGGCTTTGCGCCTCTACTCGCAACCTGAAACTGAAAACTGgaaaaaaatgtgattttttttgaggaaaaaaaaCTAATGCATATGCGCAAGGAAAACGATTGGGTGCGGCGGACCGGCCGAACTTTGGGCCGGACGCATCCACGCGCGCTTCACCCCAGCCACCCACCAGGCGACacgtagacacggggccacccacgCTATCCTCTTTGCTTTCTTCAACCTCACGTGGATCTCGCCCCACAACACATGCATCTCTCGCCTCTCCCGTTGCAGCACGTGAGCAGCTCGCCGTCGGCCATGGATGTAGCTTGGAAGATCGAAGCCCCCACATGATTGCAGCCCCGCTCATGTTCCAAcctcccccttcttccttctccctcacttcctttctcctcctcctctttccccttttTTGCTGCAAGCGGCGGCAAGCCAAACGTCATGGAGGGGGACCGAGGTGCCCCGTGCTACGACCATGGCGACCGGAGGGAGCTGCAACCACGGCATCGGGGAGAGTTGCGAACAGTGTTTTCCCATGCTACAACCGTGGACGCAAAAAGCTACATCCACTagataaaaaagcttcaaccaaacAATAGAATAGAGGAAAAGTTACAACCGTtttgacaaaagcttcaacctgcagccgggggggggggggttttcGCAACCAAAATGTTGGACACAGAAAAAGCTGCAACCCTTACAAAAAAAGCTTCAACCCTAGGTGAAAAAAGCTTCAATCGGCATGGCGGAAAGTTTTAATGtgcgaaaaaagcttcaaccggcataGAAAAAGCTTCAACCAATGATAGAAAAAGCTTCAATCCGACTCGCCAATGGTGGCAAGCGACGACGTTGAGAGCTGCGTCGGCGACACGACAACGtagcgacggcggcggctgctAGGTGCTGACAGAGGGGCTTAGGTGTGCTTCAAGGCGGCGGCGTTTTTTGATAAAGGGGCAACGGCTTCCTGCCGGGAACGCGCGCGGGGAGGGGGGTGctgcgacggcgacggggacgaaGAGCGCATCCAGCAGCGTGGAACTgcgagggggaggggggaagaggTCCAGGTGAGGGGGGGGGTGGCTGGCGGCAGGGGCGGCCGGGGTGGCACgcgcggaagaagaagaagagagaagtcAACATGGAAGGGAGGAGACAGATCAGACGGCTCTAGTTGGCTGCATCAGGCGGCCGGGGCGCGAACGACCGAAACTgttcggccggcgcgccggcgcttagggcatctccagccgttggccccccacgGCGCTAAACCGcacactgggggcgtgatgccccccagtcgcgcccccacgggtttttaaaatgttcaaattcGGCGCAAACACAACACAAACACgggcgagttcgttcaaatttaaacatattttacaaaaaaaagaaaaaaaactaccgcgggctacccccgccgtctccctcgccgcccccctcgccgcccgcccacgcggttctacatgccgaggaggctgtagaaccgcgtgtagtcaccgccgtcgccgtcgtcgtcgtcgcccccgcctatgcctccgccgtccctgctgcatccctcccccagttggcgcggcgggttggacggtccgggggcgtcgtcgtcgtcgctatcgAGGACGATGACACCGTCCccgtcctcgcgcccacgtttgcgggcggcgatctcctccagggcccggcgctgccggaccatatCCTCGCGCACGTAGTCGTCGCGCGAccaccgcatggcgtcctcgtcggagtAGCCGCGttgggctatctcctcgtactccagGGGGAGGCTGGACTCCACCTTGGGCTCGACGAGGGCGCCGGAGCTGCGGGTacgcgcgctgacaggcgtgtcctggggctctaggttgacggggcggaggtggaggcaggcacaaccgccggagctgcgggtacgcgcgctgacaggcgtgtcctggggctccggcttgacggggcggaggtggaggcagggagagccaccggacgaggaggaggatgccccggtctccatgcgcctcggcgtccaggagcttccccggcagcgtgagaaggacgggggagcaggatactcgaggcgcggcgtgttgccgccctcgatgtactcgaggacggccttcaacgtgcggccgggcacgccccaccaccggcgccggccatcggagttgagcctgccggagggtacgacgccgttggtggcctcgagctgctcagCGTGACAGTGGCGAAAatagggctcccagagcgggctgtcggggacgtaccgtggcccctccctcgccgcccgcggcagggacatgcggatgcgtgcgatctccgcacgccgcgtcgccccggtgggtggtggtggcaccggcacgccgccggcgtTGATCCTCCAAGCCCGgacacccgcatgtccggcgggaccaggtactcggcctcgaaaaggaggcgagcctcgtcctcgtgcAGATGAGGCGCCCGAATCCGTCcgtcgccgcgccgtcgcctgggaaacgCTCGGCCATGCTTTCTCAACTGGTGACGGCGAgaggaggaaagggggagaaatgAGCGCGCCGTCGGTGGATGATCGGGGTGAGTCTCTCCGGCGCGCTTGCAGTCGGCTTTTATAGGCGGAGGCGCCACGTGGTAGGCTTGGCCGGCGCGTTACGCGTGGCGTGATTGCGTGGCGGCCGAGGGACGCGCCGCccagccttcactgcgccgcccgtgaggcatcaatggaggttgaccggcgcggcagcgcgccgcagctttggcattgattcgccgcgggaaacgaggcgatgaggacgacgaaggggcgagaagagggtagagtcgctgacgtggcgggcccgcggctcttcgcgccaaaaacgattcgcccggcgcccccgagcgacccccagcgcgccgggttcgggttgggtccgccgacgtcaatttcggcccgagccggcgaaaactggGCTCTTgaaggcgcgactgggccgattttttgacgCCGGCAGACGAAAAGACGTCTGGAAGGCCTTCTTGAAGGCGCGGCTGAAGATGCCCTTAGCATCGTCCTATGCGCAATCAGAATTAAGGGGTAGTGTTGCCAAGGCAAATTCTTTCTAGCCTTCCAGGACGGCAAGTTCCAAGCCTCCAGCACTGCAATACAAAGGCCCAGCACAATGAGCACATACATCATGGCATGCGCTATATCTTCCTCCCCAAAGTTTGTCGGAATTACAAAACAGCCCCCGTACTCTTCCTCCCCACCTCTCGCCTACCGTTCGCGTCCTCCGCCCGAGGCCTCCACGGGAGCGCCGGAGCGCACGCCTGATctccccgcctcctcctcccggcACCGCGGCCCCGGCTCCTAGCCCGCCTCACGATCGGGGGACGAGGCACGAGTAGGAGGGCGAGGGTGCGAGGAGATGCAGAGGGACCGAGGCGTCTCGGCGGCGGCTGGGGGCGCCGGTGAGAGGAAGCGGATAGGCGAGGCGATGGACAGGTCCTCCCCGTCGACGTCCTGGGGGTTCTCCGGCGGACGCGAGAGGGACCGGATCGccgccggcaagcagccggaggtGCCCCGCTCCGGCGGCGGATCCACCGCCATGTCCAAGGGCAAGTTGTCCGATGGTGAGCTCTGTCCCGCAGCATGTTATTTTACGTTGTCTGCTTATTTTGCTATTGTACTGCGGGTCTATGGCTTTGTTGGTGCGATAAGTTCATAGATCAGTTGTGTTCTCCATCTGGATGAGACCCTAATGGGGAGATCGTGCCCTTCCGTGGTAATTGATTGCGCTTTGTAGCTTGAGGACTGTGGGGGTTAGCCTGTAGAAGGGAGAATTTGTGTGTTTAGTATTTGTGCACGAACAAGGGAATAATTGTGCGTCAAACTGTCAGGTCACTCTTGTGCAATCATTCATACCATCTTATCGTTGTGCTTTCATATCAGGAATGCCAAATTTTCTTTTCCATATGTTTTTTTATGCACTTATTATGCTTGCCTGCTAGGTAGCTCGAAGATGCAACTATTATTGATTGATGTAGATTTCTAGTTATGGTTCCCACAAAGCAGATAAGCATGGGATGTTGCAATTGTGGTGATCATGGGATGTTGCAATTCATGGTGATCATGGGATGCGGTGCCGACATGAAAATGTTCTAATGTTGAGATCAGTATCATAATTCATTAAGAAATATAGCTATTATTAATCTGATATAACCATTAAAAGGCACTAGCAGCGAGCAAGTGATTTTAAGGGCTGCTCATTTGCTTTGGCATGTTGTCAAATCCACTTTGTTTGCATGTACACTGAATTTTTTTTCAGTTTGTACTTGAGGGCAATTTTCCAGCAGTCACCAAAGTGTTAAGTGCTGGTCGTGTGGCAAACCAGAACCTATGCAGCCGCCTAGGCAGGATAAATTGGCTAGGCAGGTATGGCAGCACCTTTTAGAACACTGCTTTTCGTGGTTAGGGGGGCACCATATGTTTGCTTGTAAGCTATGCTTGGTCATCCAAAGAGGAAAACGACTGTAATTTATGTGCATCAGATTGGCACGACAAAAGATAAAAAGGGAATGTCCATACATCCTGCAGTGTTTCAAATCACTTACCTTCTTGCCTGACTCATATCAGTTGAACAGGCTGACTACTAGTAATTCTGACATCATAATATGTATCTGTTGCTCTTATAGAATAACTTTGCTATGTTTCTTTAACCACGTTATGAATAAAGAACCGCCACAATTAGCTATGGATATGGTAATTTGTAGTCTTAATCACTTCCCTATTCTACCGTAGAGCCGCACCTAATCATTCATGATGTCTCTTGCGACTGAAGTCTGTGCCAAAGTTTAGATTTTATAACCTGCAGATACAATGCATAGGTAGCACTAACTGCCTGAGATAGGGGCACTAACTCTGATACCTGTGGGTACCCACTGTAGATGAAGCTAGAGATGAGGTTGCAGAATCTGCACTGCATCCGTGGTGTAACTGGTGTTTATGGAGTTTGGCCTTGGCTATTGCTGGAATTATATGATCTATATTTGTTACCCAGTGGAACGAAAATCTGTCTTTCTAATATTTGCTTAATGCTATTCTCTGCCACCATGTTTTTCTACATGTTTTGACTTAGTTTGCTGCAATAAATGTTCTTGGGGGTTGTTCTTGGTGTTTCCTGTTTCAGTAGTAATCTTTGTTTGCTGATTGCCTTACAGGAGAATCGGATACTGACAGTGAAGAATCAGATCTCAGTGGTTCTGATGGAGAAGATACATCGTGGATTTCATGGTTCTGTAGCTTGCGAGGCAATGAGTTTTTCTGTGAAGTTGATGACGATTACATACAAGACGATTTCAATCTCTGTGGGCTAAGCGGTCAAGTTCCATATTATGAATATGCTCTTGATCTGATATTGGATGTCGAGTCTTCACATGGTACCTCACTTATTTTTTCTGTTTGATATTTCAATTTGGAGAGAAACGTGTTATGAAAAGATTAAACAATCATGATACCTGTATGCCGTCTATAACTTAGATAGATAGCTGGAATATGTTAAAACTCTGTTCAATTGGTTACTAGACAGTAAATTGCAAGTTTACAACTGCCCTGGCCCTAGCTAGTTTCACCAGTCAACAGCTGGAGCTGAGCTTT
The window above is part of the Triticum aestivum cultivar Chinese Spring chromosome 2A, IWGSC CS RefSeq v2.1, whole genome shotgun sequence genome. Proteins encoded here:
- the LOC123189958 gene encoding casein kinase II subunit beta-1 isoform X1; the encoded protein is MQRDRGVSAAAGGAGERKRIGEAMDRSSPSTSWGFSGGRERDRIAAGKQPEVPRSGGGSTAMSKGKLSDGESDTDSEESDLSGSDGEDTSWISWFCSLRGNEFFCEVDDDYIQDDFNLCGLSGQVPYYEYALDLILDVESSHGDMFTEEQNELIESAAEMLYGLIHVRYILTSKGLAAMLDKYKNYDFGRCPRVHCSGQPCLPVGQSDIPRSSNVKIYCPKCEDLYYPRSKYQSNIDGAYFGTTFPHLFLMTYPHLKPQKPSQQYVPKVFGFKLHKP
- the LOC123189958 gene encoding casein kinase II subunit beta-1 isoform X2: MQRDRGVSAAAGGAGERKRIGEAMDRSSPSTSWGFSGGRERDRIAAGKQPEVPRSGGGSTAMSKGKLSDGESDTDSEESDLSGSDGEDTSWISWFCSLRGNEFFCEVDDDYIQDDFNLCGLSGQVPYYEYALDLILDVESSHGDMFTEEQNELIESAAEMLYGLIHVRYILTSKGLAAMLDKYKNYDFGRCPRVHCSGQPCLPVGQSDIPRSSNVKIYCPKCEDLYYPRSKYQSSILFTYNI